Proteins encoded in a region of the Oikeobacillus pervagus genome:
- a CDS encoding chemotaxis protein CheW, with protein sequence MKDQAVVFFSGQEEYSLPIEHVLSIEKIDSIHPLSHLQGYVKGVVKVRNELIPIIDFEYLLYERELNRLDDGRLIVIRTDSLTFGIFVKEAKEIINIPPGSIKQVGLIAYGKTKYFSSVVHLENRLITMIDPDILVSSLDGIKEIEDYMTNYRSDDGNVE encoded by the coding sequence TTGAAGGATCAGGCAGTTGTATTTTTTTCAGGGCAAGAAGAATACTCGTTACCGATTGAACACGTTCTTTCAATTGAAAAAATCGATTCTATTCATCCGCTTTCACATTTACAAGGTTATGTAAAAGGTGTTGTGAAAGTTAGAAATGAATTAATTCCTATCATTGACTTTGAATATTTGCTATATGAGAGAGAATTAAATCGACTAGATGATGGTCGTTTAATTGTCATTCGAACGGATTCTCTTACATTTGGAATCTTTGTGAAGGAGGCAAAGGAAATTATCAATATTCCTCCTGGCTCTATAAAACAAGTAGGTCTCATCGCTTATGGAAAGACAAAGTATTTTTCATCTGTCGTTCATTTAGAAAACAGACTCATCACCATGATAGATCCAGATATTCTTGTTTCCTCATTAGATGGGATAAAGGAAATAGAAGACTATATGACAAACTATCGGTCAGATGATGGGAACGTAGAATAA
- a CDS encoding DUF3870 domain-containing protein yields the protein MRTHFIAGHAKLPSGMAAKSIYETLTITAEVDKKYGVIINASCTLATEHGRSYISNLLKGYSLQDGIEEPLIHLNNHYLGKACNALTSALKDLYKQYRILHKVS from the coding sequence TTGCGAACACATTTTATTGCTGGACATGCTAAACTACCATCTGGAATGGCTGCAAAGAGTATTTATGAAACCTTAACAATCACAGCAGAAGTGGACAAAAAATACGGGGTAATTATTAATGCTTCTTGTACATTGGCGACAGAGCACGGGAGAAGCTATATTTCGAACTTATTAAAAGGTTATAGTTTGCAAGATGGAATTGAAGAACCACTCATTCATTTAAACAATCATTACTTAGGAAAAGCATGCAATGCATTAACTTCAGCTTTAAAAGATTTATACAAGCAGTACAGAATTCTACATAAA